Proteins from one Listeria weihenstephanensis genomic window:
- a CDS encoding cytochrome ubiquinol oxidase subunit I, producing the protein MDKLFLARLQFGSTTVFHFLFVPLSIGLVFMVALMETLYVVKKKEIYKKMSKFWGHLFLINFAVGVVTGIIQEFQFGMNWSDYSRFVGDVFGAPLAIEALLAFFMESTFIGLWIFGWDRLNKKLHLMCIWLVALGTVFSAFWILAANSFMQHPVGFQEINGRAEMNDFWALITNGQLLVEFPHVIFGAFATGAFFVAGVSAYKLLKKQDVDFFRKSFQIALVLVIIGGFGTAFSGHQQAQYLVKTQPMKMAATEGIWDDTADPAPWTMIAGIDVDNKKNTWEVNIPYALSFLSYSTFSGSVQGMNSLQAEYQEKYKDRFGADMNYIPPVKTSFWSFRIMVLSGMLMIMFGLWGAFLAWRKKLTTSKLYLRLMIPMIAFPFIANSMGWIMTEVGRQPWVVFGYMSTADGVSPNVSAGSILFSLIAFSAIYLALAIVLVWLFIREIKAGPFAHDHDDKKGKKTPASVDPFDLKGAK; encoded by the coding sequence GTGGATAAACTTTTCTTAGCTAGACTTCAATTCGGATCAACAACCGTTTTCCATTTCTTATTTGTACCACTTTCTATTGGACTTGTATTTATGGTTGCTCTTATGGAAACGTTGTATGTTGTGAAGAAAAAAGAAATCTACAAAAAAATGTCGAAGTTTTGGGGACATTTGTTCTTAATTAACTTCGCGGTAGGGGTAGTAACAGGGATAATTCAGGAATTCCAATTCGGGATGAACTGGTCGGACTATTCGAGATTCGTAGGGGACGTATTTGGGGCACCGCTTGCAATTGAAGCGCTACTTGCCTTCTTTATGGAATCAACATTTATCGGACTTTGGATCTTCGGCTGGGATCGCTTGAACAAGAAATTACATTTAATGTGTATTTGGCTGGTTGCACTTGGAACAGTTTTCTCCGCGTTCTGGATTTTAGCGGCGAACTCATTCATGCAACATCCAGTAGGATTCCAAGAAATCAATGGACGTGCGGAAATGAACGATTTCTGGGCGCTTATTACGAATGGACAGTTACTTGTGGAATTCCCACACGTTATCTTTGGTGCGTTCGCGACGGGTGCGTTCTTTGTAGCCGGGGTCAGCGCGTACAAATTACTTAAAAAGCAAGATGTGGACTTTTTCCGAAAATCGTTCCAAATCGCGCTCGTACTCGTTATTATCGGTGGTTTTGGTACGGCCTTCAGTGGTCACCAACAAGCGCAATATCTTGTTAAAACGCAACCGATGAAAATGGCGGCGACGGAAGGTATATGGGATGATACGGCCGATCCGGCACCGTGGACGATGATCGCTGGGATTGATGTTGACAACAAGAAGAACACGTGGGAAGTTAATATTCCGTATGCGCTGAGCTTCTTATCCTACTCGACGTTCTCTGGTAGCGTTCAAGGTATGAATTCGCTACAGGCCGAGTATCAAGAGAAGTATAAAGATCGTTTCGGGGCGGATATGAACTATATTCCACCAGTTAAAACATCATTCTGGAGCTTCCGTATTATGGTGCTCTCCGGTATGTTAATGATTATGTTCGGCTTGTGGGGAGCTTTCCTTGCATGGCGCAAAAAATTAACAACTTCAAAATTATATTTACGTTTAATGATTCCAATGATTGCTTTCCCGTTCATCGCCAATTCAATGGGTTGGATTATGACGGAAGTAGGGCGTCAACCGTGGGTAGTATTTGGCTACATGTCAACGGCTGATGGGGTCTCACCGAACGTCTCGGCAGGCTCGATATTATTCTCGCTCATTGCGTTTTCAGCGATCTATCTGGCGCTTGCAATTGTGCTAGTCTGGCTGTTTATTCGCGAAATCAAAGCAGGGCCATTTGCACACGATCATGACGATAAAAAAGGTAAGAAAACGCCTGCGTCTGTCGATCCATTTGATTTGAAGGGGGCGAAATAA
- a CDS encoding glycoside hydrolase family 125 protein has translation MLNEGNGDILDKEVLKNTSLDKELMGDDTYLRLRRITDEILTEAMRDNAELATLIDNAVDQVLERANLSDKLKRMFRKCMLNTITTTLVQKKDDSAFLFTGDIPAMWLRDSGGQLRVFLNLDDPSGKLYDVIGAVIRQQFRYILLDPYTNAFNFAGNGNCWSAIDKSERQNPWSWERKYELDSLCFPVELAYFYWKQTGRVDLFDGDFLAAVKELIRVFRVEQHHEEQSEYFFIRDNGIEQDSLPNDGRGIKVGYTGMIWSAFRPSDDACEYGYLLPANMFAVVILGYLEEIMTAFYPEETDLLGTITDVKKEVQAGIVEFGIVEHPKYGKIYAYEVDGLGNSNIMDDTGVPSLLSLPYIKYCDTDDAIYQNTRRFSLSKDNRYYFEGTAAKGLGSPHTPPEYVWHMGLAIQGLTSTDEEECQELLRLFETTDAGTDLTHEGFLADDPTIYTREWFSWSNSIFCEFVLKEIGKLKL, from the coding sequence TTGTTAAATGAAGGGAATGGTGACATTTTGGATAAAGAAGTTTTGAAAAATACGAGCCTTGATAAGGAATTGATGGGCGATGATACGTATTTACGATTACGGCGAATTACGGATGAAATTTTAACAGAGGCGATGCGTGACAATGCGGAACTTGCGACCTTGATCGATAATGCGGTAGATCAAGTGTTGGAGCGCGCTAATCTTTCTGATAAGCTAAAACGGATGTTCCGAAAATGCATGCTAAATACGATTACGACAACACTGGTGCAAAAAAAGGACGACTCGGCATTTCTGTTTACGGGCGATATTCCAGCGATGTGGTTACGCGATTCGGGTGGGCAGTTACGCGTGTTTTTGAATCTGGATGATCCGAGCGGGAAGTTGTACGACGTGATTGGGGCGGTAATTCGGCAACAGTTTCGCTATATTCTTCTCGATCCGTACACGAACGCATTTAATTTTGCGGGAAATGGGAACTGTTGGAGCGCGATTGATAAGAGTGAACGCCAAAATCCGTGGAGTTGGGAACGTAAATATGAGCTTGATTCGCTTTGTTTTCCTGTGGAACTTGCGTATTTTTACTGGAAGCAGACGGGGCGGGTGGATTTATTTGATGGCGATTTCTTAGCCGCGGTTAAGGAGTTAATACGTGTGTTTCGTGTGGAGCAGCATCATGAGGAGCAGTCGGAGTACTTCTTTATTCGCGATAATGGGATTGAGCAGGATAGTTTGCCGAACGACGGACGCGGAATAAAAGTCGGCTATACCGGGATGATTTGGTCAGCTTTTCGTCCTAGTGATGATGCGTGTGAATACGGATATCTGTTGCCTGCGAACATGTTTGCCGTTGTGATTCTTGGATATTTAGAGGAAATCATGACCGCGTTTTATCCAGAAGAAACGGACTTACTCGGCACGATAACAGACGTGAAAAAAGAAGTACAAGCGGGAATCGTTGAATTTGGCATTGTCGAACATCCGAAATACGGAAAAATTTATGCATATGAAGTGGACGGTTTGGGTAATAGCAATATCATGGACGATACTGGCGTTCCGAGTCTGCTATCGTTGCCATATATTAAGTATTGCGATACGGATGATGCGATTTATCAAAATACGCGCCGATTTTCATTATCAAAGGATAACCGGTATTATTTTGAAGGGACCGCCGCGAAAGGATTGGGAAGCCCGCACACGCCACCAGAATACGTTTGGCATATGGGACTGGCGATTCAAGGTCTAACTTCGACGGATGAGGAAGAATGTCAAGAGTTGCTGCGGTTATTTGAAACGACGGATGCAGGGACAGACCTGACACATGAAGGATTTTTAGCCGACGATCCGACGATATACACGCGCGAATGGTTTTCATGGTCGAACTCGATATTTTGCGAATTTGTGTTAAAAGAAATTGGGAAGTTGAAGCTATAA
- a CDS encoding VanZ family protein, producing the protein MFKNTRWINVIPFATISEIYVYRNFDNYGTFFQVVANIIMFIPLGCLYAQCSKYHVTWKRMLMTAFIFTLSIEMAQLIQNLLYQAIPHSIDVDDLIFNTAGGMIGFAIFYVCKPLFRKWNIYEF; encoded by the coding sequence ATGTTTAAGAATACGCGGTGGATTAATGTGATTCCGTTTGCGACGATTAGCGAAATATATGTGTACCGGAATTTCGATAACTACGGCACATTTTTTCAAGTCGTTGCGAATATCATTATGTTTATTCCTCTCGGATGTTTGTATGCGCAATGCTCGAAATATCACGTGACGTGGAAGCGGATGTTGATGACGGCGTTTATTTTTACACTTTCGATCGAGATGGCGCAGCTGATTCAGAATCTTTTATACCAAGCTATTCCGCATTCTATCGACGTGGATGACCTCATTTTTAACACGGCGGGCGGCATGATTGGATTTGCGATATTTTACGTCTGTAAGCCTCTTTTTCGTAAATGGAATATATATGAATTTTAG
- a CDS encoding class I mannose-6-phosphate isomerase produces MGNNHTTYNHCPTTKVKGDFETWTGFQTIFSELSSAIAGRADEKMVLVIETYPGVRMEVLRRDLEAYFKEATILCADDFAMTGQEIQEKFAMLITEDRVFGRMAAIKIEDYYAKSQLELLRQKVALADGLTIVFGTGASLAGDADMTVYVDVARWEIQKRMRSGEIGNWNDTNLDEDILRKYKRGFFLDWRAADRLKVDLFGEIDYYVDENVLENPKMVRWSDYCSGLEQMLRGPFRLVPYFDPGVWGGQWMKENLGLDSSVENFAWAFDGVAEENSLYLQFGNTRIETPAMNAVLKYPRELLGELVFSRFGAELPIRFDFLDTVGGQNLSLQVHPDKEYIKKQFGMDYTQEESYYLLDAKEDAVVYLGVKDGVESEELIAALEEAQTGAAELDATRYVNTFPAKKHDHFLIPSGTVHCSGADSMILEISLCAYIFTFKLWDWGRLGLDGKPRPVHIEHGEKVINWDRSEDWVAENLVNHFETLVETETHKKEKTGLYKTEQIRTERDWFTDFVDYDNTEKTVNMLNLVEGDKVVVESVDGAFEAFEVNYVETFVIPAQVERFRIRNVGESARVGVLRARVM; encoded by the coding sequence TTGGGGAACAACCACACAACATATAATCACTGTCCAACAACGAAGGTGAAAGGTGATTTTGAAACATGGACGGGATTTCAAACGATATTTTCGGAGCTTTCAAGTGCGATAGCTGGGCGAGCGGATGAGAAAATGGTATTGGTAATCGAGACTTATCCGGGAGTGCGGATGGAGGTTTTGCGTCGGGATTTGGAGGCGTATTTTAAAGAAGCGACGATATTATGCGCTGATGATTTTGCGATGACTGGTCAGGAAATTCAGGAGAAATTCGCGATGCTAATTACGGAAGATCGCGTTTTTGGACGGATGGCGGCGATTAAGATCGAGGATTATTACGCGAAATCGCAGTTGGAGTTGTTACGGCAAAAAGTGGCGCTGGCTGACGGTTTGACGATTGTTTTCGGAACTGGCGCGAGCTTGGCGGGGGATGCTGATATGACGGTTTACGTGGACGTTGCGCGTTGGGAGATTCAGAAGCGGATGCGTTCTGGTGAAATTGGAAATTGGAATGATACGAATTTGGATGAGGATATTTTGCGGAAATATAAGCGTGGATTTTTCTTGGATTGGCGGGCTGCTGATCGGTTGAAGGTGGATTTGTTCGGGGAAATTGACTATTATGTTGACGAAAATGTTTTGGAGAATCCTAAAATGGTGCGCTGGTCGGATTATTGTTCTGGGCTTGAGCAGATGTTGCGGGGACCGTTTCGCCTCGTTCCGTATTTTGATCCAGGTGTATGGGGCGGGCAGTGGATGAAGGAGAATTTAGGCTTGGATTCGAGTGTGGAAAATTTTGCGTGGGCGTTTGATGGGGTTGCGGAGGAGAATAGTTTGTATTTGCAATTTGGCAATACGAGGATTGAGACGCCGGCGATGAATGCTGTTTTGAAATATCCGAGGGAGCTACTGGGCGAGTTGGTGTTTAGCCGATTTGGAGCCGAGTTGCCGATTCGGTTTGACTTTTTGGATACGGTGGGTGGGCAGAATTTGAGCTTGCAGGTGCACCCGGATAAGGAATACATTAAGAAACAATTCGGCATGGATTACACGCAGGAGGAGAGTTATTATTTGCTCGATGCGAAGGAGGATGCGGTCGTTTACTTGGGTGTGAAGGATGGCGTGGAGTCGGAGGAGCTGATCGCGGCGCTTGAGGAGGCGCAGACAGGTGCGGCGGAACTTGATGCGACGCGGTATGTCAATACGTTTCCAGCGAAAAAACACGATCATTTCTTAATACCATCAGGCACGGTGCATTGTTCGGGCGCGGATTCGATGATTCTTGAGATAAGCCTGTGCGCGTATATTTTCACGTTCAAGTTGTGGGATTGGGGACGCTTGGGGCTAGATGGCAAACCGAGGCCGGTGCATATTGAGCATGGAGAAAAAGTGATAAATTGGGATCGTTCGGAGGATTGGGTCGCGGAGAATCTGGTGAATCATTTCGAGACGCTGGTTGAGACGGAGACGCATAAAAAAGAGAAGACCGGGCTGTATAAGACGGAGCAAATTCGGACAGAGCGGGATTGGTTTACTGATTTCGTGGATTATGATAATACAGAAAAAACGGTGAATATGTTGAATTTGGTGGAGGGGGATAAGGTCGTTGTAGAGAGCGTGGACGGGGCGTTTGAAGCGTTTGAAGTGAATTATGTGGAGACGTTTGTGATTCCCGCGCAGGTGGAGCGATTTAGGATTAGGAATGTTGGGGAAAGCGCGCGGGTTGGGGTTTTGCGGGCGAGGGTTATGTGA
- a CDS encoding type I toxin-antitoxin system Fst family toxin, whose translation MNIFSTILAPVIVGCILAIFNHWLETRRKKKNSRRFANQKRSPHLLTRDGGFALGNI comes from the coding sequence GTGAATATCTTTTCTACCATTCTTGCGCCGGTCATTGTTGGTTGCATCCTTGCAATCTTCAATCACTGGTTAGAGACTCGACGCAAGAAAAAGAATAGTAGACGGTTTGCTAACCAAAAAAGAAGCCCCCATCTCCTTACCCGAGATGGGGGCTTCGCTTTGGGTAACATATGA
- a CDS encoding DNA alkylation repair protein — protein MNTNEVMRQLESLGSEQTKKTLCKHGANEPIFGVKIGDMKKFLVKKIKDSDVSRELFATGNYDAQYLAGLTINPKAITKEELLNWAETANCSAINEAIVASLAAETPYAIELAKIWMASGEERIEDTGWSCYANYLSLAPNEEINETEVLELLEQVEKNIHAAKNSVKYTMNQFVICVGTYYPPLLEKAISVAENIGQVHVDMGDTSCKVPLATGYIEKVIEKDRVGKKRKRAIC, from the coding sequence ATGAATACAAATGAAGTGATGCGGCAACTCGAATCTCTCGGTTCTGAGCAAACGAAAAAGACCCTCTGTAAACATGGTGCGAACGAGCCGATTTTTGGTGTTAAAATTGGGGATATGAAGAAATTCTTAGTCAAGAAAATAAAGGATTCAGATGTTTCTCGTGAGCTTTTCGCAACTGGGAATTATGATGCGCAGTATTTAGCTGGCTTAACGATCAATCCGAAAGCGATCACGAAAGAAGAGCTGCTTAATTGGGCGGAAACTGCGAATTGTTCGGCCATAAATGAAGCTATCGTAGCGAGCCTTGCAGCGGAAACGCCATATGCGATCGAACTCGCAAAAATTTGGATGGCGTCTGGCGAAGAACGAATTGAGGACACTGGATGGAGCTGTTACGCTAATTATTTATCCCTTGCGCCGAATGAGGAAATTAACGAAACTGAGGTGCTGGAGCTTTTAGAACAGGTTGAAAAGAATATTCATGCTGCCAAAAATAGTGTTAAATATACGATGAATCAATTTGTCATCTGCGTTGGAACTTACTATCCACCTCTTCTTGAAAAAGCGATTTCCGTTGCAGAAAATATCGGCCAAGTTCACGTAGATATGGGTGATACTTCGTGTAAGGTCCCGCTAGCAACGGGTTACATCGAAAAAGTGATTGAAAAAGATCGCGTCGGGAAGAAACGCAAACGCGCGATTTGTTAG
- a CDS encoding MurR/RpiR family transcriptional regulator yields MKSGIVQLQALAKQSMGSYQDIAKYIVTNAETVKTMHITQLANECFTSPATIVRMCKKLGYKGYTDFKQDLVLNLHKWFFEKQEVYNRGYIYPNKAAIEIGEVITNLTINGMIKSVQFLDSELVTDLAKILYEAKRIDFYGCGVSNLVAQDFSYRFMRSGKSTSAFADSHIQISQAQQSDAGCVAVGISYSGETKEVIASLEIAQQLGAYTISFTSEEDNSLAQVAACNITVAQIEHPEGFVAAASRIEMLHVMDIIYSVYASTYDETIAAKISRTRPYFKKKSDDADEE; encoded by the coding sequence ATGAAATCAGGAATTGTACAATTGCAAGCGCTAGCAAAACAGTCGATGGGGTCATATCAAGACATTGCCAAATATATCGTGACCAATGCAGAAACGGTAAAAACGATGCATATTACACAATTGGCGAATGAATGTTTCACGAGTCCGGCGACGATTGTACGGATGTGCAAGAAACTGGGCTACAAAGGGTACACTGATTTTAAGCAAGACTTAGTACTGAACTTACATAAATGGTTTTTCGAAAAGCAGGAAGTGTATAATCGCGGGTATATTTATCCGAATAAGGCAGCGATTGAAATTGGCGAAGTGATTACGAACTTGACGATAAACGGGATGATCAAAAGTGTGCAGTTTTTGGATTCGGAGTTGGTGACAGATTTAGCGAAAATACTATACGAGGCGAAGCGGATTGATTTCTACGGTTGCGGGGTTTCGAATTTGGTAGCGCAAGATTTCTCTTACCGGTTTATGCGTTCGGGGAAGAGTACGAGCGCTTTTGCGGACTCGCATATTCAGATTTCGCAAGCGCAGCAATCGGATGCGGGCTGCGTGGCTGTTGGGATTTCGTATAGCGGGGAGACAAAAGAGGTGATCGCGTCGCTCGAAATCGCACAACAACTGGGCGCGTACACGATTTCGTTCACATCGGAGGAGGACAATAGCTTGGCGCAGGTGGCTGCTTGTAATATAACGGTAGCGCAGATCGAGCATCCAGAAGGGTTTGTCGCCGCGGCGTCACGGATTGAGATGTTGCACGTGATGGATATTATTTATTCGGTTTATGCGAGCACGTATGATGAAACGATCGCAGCGAAAATATCGCGGACACGGCCTTATTTTAAGAAAAAGAGTGATGATGCGGATGAGGAATGA
- a CDS encoding ROK family protein, giving the protein MYRIGIDIGATNMRVALFDRDNRLVAREQVKTEAALGPAQALEKLVNMIGVVDQGRLAIGVGIGAPGPLDTSSGTVLDAPNLPGWYGFRVRDELSSRVNMPVILMNDAKVAALAEAKMGAGAGYESVQYITVSTGVGGGFVCDGELFSGSHGHASEIGNMIVGNSTLEDMCSGSALLRASKRLFGEDKTAADLFAQYEANHEGARQVIDDWLHHFAGALTSIIQVIDPEVFVLGGAVILNNPWLVEKLHPIVTRQVYDTMKETVQLKVASLGDDAGLYGAAMLVK; this is encoded by the coding sequence ATGTATCGAATTGGGATAGATATTGGGGCGACGAATATGCGGGTGGCTTTGTTTGATCGGGACAATCGGTTGGTGGCGCGTGAGCAAGTCAAAACGGAAGCTGCGTTAGGACCCGCGCAAGCATTGGAAAAGTTAGTGAATATGATTGGCGTAGTTGATCAAGGGCGCTTGGCGATAGGAGTTGGGATTGGCGCGCCGGGACCACTAGATACAAGCAGTGGCACTGTTTTGGATGCACCGAATTTGCCTGGATGGTACGGATTTCGGGTTCGAGATGAGCTTTCCAGTCGTGTCAATATGCCAGTTATCTTGATGAACGATGCCAAAGTAGCGGCTCTTGCTGAGGCCAAAATGGGCGCGGGTGCAGGGTACGAGAGTGTGCAGTATATCACCGTTAGCACTGGTGTTGGAGGTGGCTTCGTCTGTGATGGGGAGCTGTTTTCTGGGAGCCATGGACATGCTTCGGAAATCGGGAATATGATTGTTGGGAACAGTACGCTTGAGGATATGTGCAGTGGCAGCGCTTTGCTTCGAGCGAGTAAACGTTTGTTCGGTGAAGATAAGACAGCTGCTGATTTATTCGCGCAATATGAAGCGAATCATGAAGGAGCACGCCAAGTAATCGACGACTGGCTACATCATTTCGCTGGCGCCCTAACATCGATTATCCAAGTCATCGATCCAGAAGTTTTCGTTCTCGGTGGCGCGGTAATTTTGAATAATCCGTGGTTAGTAGAAAAGTTGCACCCGATTGTGACGCGACAGGTGTACGATACAATGAAGGAAACCGTTCAATTAAAGGTGGCTAGTTTAGGAGATGACGCGGGGCTTTACGGGGCTGCGATGCTTGTTAAATGA
- a CDS encoding GNAT family N-acetyltransferase, with translation METRFIEASETHDLRHRVLIPDHPVEALVYPGDEDETTFHVGVFDDEGRLVAIGSFYEESDDHFEGEKQYRLRGMASDSKARLQGLGKAVIVFAEEELVRRDADLLWCNARVIATGFYEKMGFYSIGEEFVIPKIGGHYRMGKDYK, from the coding sequence ATGGAAACACGGTTTATAGAAGCTAGCGAAACACACGATTTGCGCCACCGCGTGCTGATTCCAGATCATCCAGTGGAGGCGTTGGTCTATCCAGGAGACGAGGATGAGACGACGTTTCATGTTGGGGTGTTTGATGACGAAGGACGGCTGGTCGCAATCGGGAGTTTTTATGAAGAGTCGGATGATCATTTTGAAGGTGAAAAACAGTATCGATTACGCGGCATGGCGAGTGATTCAAAGGCACGGCTGCAAGGACTTGGTAAAGCTGTGATTGTGTTTGCGGAGGAAGAGCTCGTGCGACGTGACGCCGATTTACTTTGGTGTAACGCACGCGTAATTGCGACTGGATTTTATGAAAAAATGGGCTTCTATTCGATTGGAGAAGAGTTCGTGATTCCGAAAATCGGCGGGCATTATCGGATGGGGAAAGATTATAAATGA
- the tadA gene encoding tRNA adenosine(34) deaminase TadA, whose product MQKEIYMREALLEAEKAREKGEVPIGAVVVLNDEIIGRAHNLRETTKNAITHAEILAIQDACKNQDAWRLEGAELYVTLEPCPMCSGAILLSRIDTVYYGAPDPKAGTAGTLMNLLQDSRFNHQCEVEAGLLADECGAILTDFFRNLRAQKKLQKKP is encoded by the coding sequence ATGCAAAAAGAAATCTATATGCGCGAGGCCTTACTCGAAGCCGAAAAAGCACGCGAAAAAGGGGAAGTCCCGATTGGCGCGGTTGTAGTGCTTAACGATGAAATCATCGGACGCGCGCACAATCTCCGCGAAACGACAAAAAACGCGATCACGCACGCCGAGATCCTAGCGATCCAAGACGCCTGCAAAAACCAAGACGCTTGGCGACTCGAAGGTGCGGAACTCTACGTCACGCTTGAACCTTGCCCGATGTGCAGCGGCGCGATTCTACTATCCCGCATAGACACGGTTTACTACGGAGCACCTGATCCCAAAGCCGGAACAGCTGGAACGCTCATGAACCTACTTCAAGATTCGCGCTTCAATCATCAATGCGAAGTAGAAGCTGGACTCTTAGCTGATGAATGCGGTGCCATCCTAACCGACTTTTTCCGCAATTTACGAGCGCAAAAAAAATTACAAAAGAAGCCGTAA
- a CDS encoding acyl-CoA synthetase, translated as MKSENLIAPEFYNITDEIAQFDSEKTALIWQNEAGDVKEWSYHHLLEQANRFATVMKDAGIGKGDHVIVMMPRLLETYAVYMGIWLTGAIIIPASELLKAHDLEYRIHHAGVKAVIADVSCTAEFDKIVDAPSIVTRIVVGADGARDGWLGYERLIEDADAEFEKVATRKDDPCLLAFTSGTTGNPKGVVHVHGWGYAHIRIAADHWLDIRESDTVWATAGPGWQKWVWSPFLSVLGKGATGFIYNGRFRPAKQLELLQDKQINVLCCTPTEYRLMAKADHLDSYDLSHLRSAVSAGEPLNREVITVFQDNFDIKVRDGYGQTESTLLIGTLVEFPIRPGSMGKPIMPEYMAIIDENGQPVGVGEIGDIAMRKDFPALFQEYYKEPERLEKAIRGDYFVSGDRAYRDEDDYYWFQGRNDDIIISSGYTIGPFEVEDALTNHPSVKEVAVVASPDEIRGTVVKAFIVLKDGFVGDSTLVKELQNFTKEHTAPYKYPRRIEFVESLPKTDSGKVRRVALRDAEFAKISQ; from the coding sequence GTGAAATCTGAAAATTTAATTGCACCTGAATTTTATAATATTACGGATGAAATTGCACAATTTGACTCGGAGAAAACGGCGCTGATTTGGCAGAATGAGGCTGGGGATGTGAAGGAATGGTCTTATCATCATTTGTTAGAGCAGGCGAACCGGTTTGCGACTGTGATGAAGGATGCTGGTATCGGGAAGGGCGATCATGTGATTGTGATGATGCCGCGGTTGTTGGAGACGTACGCGGTTTATATGGGGATTTGGCTGACGGGCGCGATTATTATTCCTGCCTCGGAGCTTTTAAAGGCGCATGATTTGGAATATCGGATTCATCATGCGGGCGTGAAAGCTGTGATTGCGGACGTGAGTTGTACGGCGGAGTTTGATAAGATCGTGGACGCGCCTAGTATCGTGACGCGGATTGTTGTTGGGGCGGACGGCGCGCGTGATGGTTGGCTGGGTTATGAGCGGTTGATTGAGGACGCTGACGCCGAATTTGAGAAGGTAGCGACGCGCAAAGATGATCCTTGTTTGCTGGCCTTTACGTCAGGCACGACGGGGAATCCGAAGGGTGTGGTGCATGTGCATGGTTGGGGTTACGCACACATTCGGATCGCCGCGGACCACTGGTTGGATATTCGCGAGAGCGACACGGTTTGGGCAACGGCTGGACCTGGCTGGCAAAAGTGGGTTTGGTCGCCGTTCTTGTCTGTTTTAGGCAAAGGCGCGACGGGTTTCATTTATAATGGGCGTTTCCGTCCCGCGAAACAGTTGGAACTTTTGCAAGATAAGCAAATTAATGTGCTTTGCTGTACGCCGACGGAATACCGTTTGATGGCGAAGGCGGACCACTTGGATTCGTATGATTTGAGTCATTTGCGCAGCGCTGTTTCTGCTGGTGAGCCGCTGAACCGCGAAGTTATCACAGTTTTCCAAGACAATTTTGACATTAAGGTTCGCGATGGTTATGGCCAGACCGAGAGTACGCTTCTGATTGGGACGCTTGTGGAGTTTCCGATTCGTCCGGGCTCGATGGGCAAGCCGATTATGCCGGAGTACATGGCGATTATTGATGAAAATGGCCAGCCTGTTGGTGTCGGCGAAATTGGCGATATCGCGATGCGCAAAGATTTCCCAGCGCTGTTCCAAGAATATTACAAAGAGCCTGAGCGTCTTGAAAAAGCGATTCGCGGCGATTATTTCGTGTCCGGCGACCGCGCGTACCGTGATGAGGACGATTACTACTGGTTCCAAGGCCGCAATGACGATATTATTATTAGTTCTGGATATACAATTGGACCGTTTGAGGTGGAAGACGCGTTGACGAACCATCCGAGCGTGAAAGAAGTCGCTGTTGTGGCAAGCCCTGACGAGATTCGCGGTACGGTTGTGAAAGCGTTCATCGTTTTGAAAGACGGTTTTGTTGGAGATTCGACGCTTGTGAAAGAGTTGCAGAACTTCACGAAAGAACACACCGCACCGTATAAATATCCACGACGCATTGAGTTTGTAGAGAGTTTGCCGAAAACTGATTCTGGAAAAGTTCGCCGCGTGGCATTGCGCGATGCAGAATTCGCGAAAATCTCACAATAA